The region TATTATCAATATTCAATAgtttatgatttatgatttatgctttatgCTTTATGCTTTATCATATCAAAGAACAAGAAAGTGAAATAACAAGTAAGATGGTTGGTTTGACATACAGCTCCATTTTGCAAGTGGAAATTGGCAACTGAATCTAGAGCTTTCCCTCTCTTCTTCTCATGTAAAAGGTACCTGTTGCATGAAACCAAGGACAATAAAGTAATTTATCAGGGTCAAAAAATCTAAAGTGAGAGTAGGAATGGAATTACAAAGGAATAGTGTTAATTTTAGAAACTAAAATTGCAATctaattaaaattttgaatttatataaaaaagatTACACGAACAAAACCGGGTTAGGTTTTGCAGTTACACATTCCATTCCACAAtggaacaaaaaaaataaagtagTGTTTCGTATGATGGAATCACAGAAGGAATTGAATTGTTGATTCCATGAGAATGAAAAGAAGTTGTGTGTTTTGTAGAATGTGCTGGTTTgattaaattataattttatttattgaaGTTAGCTAGAAAACTTATTgaaattataattttaataaagtAATTTTCCATGCGTGTTAGGTCAACTTGTTCTGAATCAATCAGAAAAATAAAAGgtgaagataaaaataaaaataaaagataccTGGCACAGAGTCTTAGTAGAATTGGTTGTAATCCATCAGATTGAGTCCACTCATGGTTAGTTGAGGTCAACAGGTGCAACAATACTTCCATGCCATTTCTCCCTTCAGTGGAATCACTAAAAAATATCTCAAAATGTTAATCAATCATCATATTTGTAACTGGAGATCAAAGCCTGGTTCGGTCAAAGCATGGTCAAAGTTGTGAAAATAAAAATTCAGCTTACGCATATGCATCCAGGAGTGTTCTTTCCTCATGAGGTTGGAGGATGTTCTCACTGAAAATGGGAACAGATCTCTCAGATGATGCCAACTTAGACAGTAGCCACTGCATGAAGCCTGGGATAGGGCTTAGGGTTGCAAAATTCTTTcacagattaaaaaaaaaaaatcatatgaatGGAGTCAGAAAAAGAGGTAAGAATCTCATGAATAATTAATAGTAGGATGCTTTAACAAACAAATAAATGGAAGTAAATTGCTATTTATTTAACTAACAACCAACATTAGTTTTGCAATGAAGTACATTTTTATACAACTTACAGAGATATTTGGCATGTCTTTCTTCACCAGATGAATCACTCGTTTTATCAAAAACTTTCCTAAGTTGATTCCTGCTAAGCCAGGCTGCCAATATCAAAAAGTTATTCGTATTTTTCACACCAATCATTCTGTATTCATTCTACTTGAATGAAATCTTTATCTATATCTATATTATAGTTATACAGTGGAAAAACAAAAATGTGAAATAACAATTGAGTGCACCTGAGTTGATGAAATAGAGTAAAATAATGCAGTACTTGCTTCGGCTTCAGGTGTAGGAGGATCATGCCACAAGACTTCCTGTAATGCCAGCAATTTCTGATTATTTATTACcaaaaaaaatagttaaattaaATGGTCACATGATGAAGGATATGTTGAGTTACTTGTATGGTAGAAGCTATATTCTTCATAAGTGCCACTTCAATAAATATAAGTGGTTCACCTGAGGAAACATGTTTTATTTTAACTCACAGACTATAATAGAAAAAGGATCACTCATTAACTTGTTCACCAGGTTTGCTGATGTGGCATGTATTTGACACGTCATCTGGAGATGATTTGAATTGAAGCGAGGATCTTGGATCTTTATATGGGTGAAGAAGATGCTACGGAGTCATTTGATGATGTGTCAGATGCATGCCACATAGACGTCATGTCAACAAAACTTACCCATTGAATCGGTCAACAAGTTTAAGAGTGACTAGAAACAAACActgttattatatttatatgacaAACAAAGGTATTCTAGAAAGGGGGCTTTATTATCAACCTCACCATAACTAACATGGAAATGCCTCTGTTTTCAATCaaagggttaaatgcaagaaacagGAATGcactttcattgatttgtttattatagcatcctagtTATGTTTTCTTCCTGTAACATGTTCTTTGAATATGAATGAGAGTATGATGCTACAATtaagtagatttttcaaagtacaacacCTTAAATTACTCATTCTTCATATAAATCTGAAATAAAGAGCATCCATATTTTCTCATAGTGAAACTTAAACACACAGGAAGACTGACCAGGTATAGCTGGATGAATGTATCCAAAACAGCGTCGACCTATTCCAAGTCTCCTCTTTAAATCTATAAGATTACTGATGGGATGCACAGCCTGTGAATATTAATATGTTTATAAACTCATAATAGTATAGTATATAATATTGGAAAGTGGTAAAAGATGCAATGAAAACTTACCTCATAAGCTACAATCTTCTCTAGCAAAGAAGCAGGATCATCCCATGTAATTTGGTGAAGCTCAAGGTTGGCTGGACTTAGCCATGTAATAAGCTTTTCTTTCAAATACGAGTCTAAAGCTCGTATTGATGCAATATTTTCATCCCTAATTGTTTAACAAAGTTTCTTTTTCTCTCATTAACTATTCATATCTAgggttaaatacaagaaatagcaacatactttcatttatatgtgtattatagcattttactttcTGATAATATTGTACTTTCAAACTTTTTCTTATAaagacattgtactttgaaatatctacccaattatagcaatgaaaaTTGCTTTGTGtatgctataattgggtagatttttcaaaattcaatgctataatagaaaaaaaattaaagtagaatgctatactATAACAAATAAATACATGATTATATGTTGCTACTTCTTGCACTTTACCCTGATATCTATTTTTCATATCCTACCAACCAAGTAAATTCAAACTAGTAAAATAACcacatttttaaaaaatttaattatatGTCCATAGAATTTAAGAAACCCTATGATAACTAGGTGTACATGTGTATCCTTTGATATCGATGTATCCCTTGATGATATATAGAGAGTTAGAGACAATACTAAAagtttttgaaaaccattttttttttcagatatgAGTGTTACAAGAGCATGTAAAGGCATCAAGATCATTAAAGCTATGTAAAACAACAGTAGTTTTTGGGCATCATAACCTTACGCGATAATAGACAGTATATCAGCTCGAACAGTGGACAAAAACTTCAAACCACCAGGATGTGTGTTAAGCCTTTCAAACAGAACTGAATACATTGGGTTAAGAGCATGTCTTAAATTTCTTTCAATTCTGTAGAAAGCAGAAAGATGTCCTTCCACTTCATGTCCGTGTTCATCAATTCCATCACCTGATAGTTAATCATTCGTTTAAATGCAATACATAGCAACATACTTCCATTTATTTGCTTATTACAGAATCTCACTTTCATTTATTCCTACtacagcattgtactttcaaaattCTATCCAATTATAGCAATGTGCAATGCCTTATTAAGAAAAAATTATAAGTgcaatgttgtaatagaaagaaatggaaGTATGATGCTGTAAGAAACAAATATATGGAAGTGGGTTTCTATTTCCTGAATGTAGCCCTATATCGTTTTAAAGTCAAACCACATAAAACCAgatatattttcaaaaaaaaaaaaatagaaccaGAATCCATagtttgaagaaaagaaaggtCACCTTTAGGGATCTCAAGACCAACGTATTGCTTCATCAACTCCCGAACTTGACTCCTATTGAGGTCATACTCTCGAGCAAGAATGAGTAGTAACTTGTGACGGTTTTCTTGAGAAAGACTAAAATAACCCTATATCACCATATACATATTATCATAACTGAATTCAACATAAAAGAAAAGGACTAAATGCGATAAATAAGAaatttactttcatttcttttccTAAATAggacattatattttaaaaactcTACCCAATTCTAATGGTCAAATTGCTTTGTATTTTGACAATATTACTACAAATGGCAGAACTTTCAAAGTATAACACTGTAattgaaagaaatgaaagtaggatgctattaaaCATGAATCAATGATAGCATGTTGCTATTTCTTACGTTTAATTATAAAAGAGTTATGCAAAAAAACAGCATTTATTTCCTACCTCTGAGAATTCACTTAGTGCAGTATCCAGTATCTCTTTTCTGTTCATTGATATGACTGAATGCATTGATTCACGTACTTGCCCAAAATCTCTGAAagtatttatataagattaactTTGcctaattaaagattaaaaagcATTTCCATTTTGTTGGTggaattaataaaccataaaaaaCCTCGGGGTCTTGCTGGAGGCATTTTGAGTAGCTACTTTGTTCACATCTAAAGGAGCAAGTTGCACTTGGTTAACTTTCTTCT is a window of Lactuca sativa cultivar Salinas chromosome 1, Lsat_Salinas_v11, whole genome shotgun sequence DNA encoding:
- the LOC111897390 gene encoding uncharacterized protein LOC111897390 isoform X1; the encoded protein is MNKKGLAILLRSKMRPLSPASKKVNQVQLAPLDVNKVATQNASSKTPRDFGQVRESMHSVISMNRKEILDTALSEFSEGYFSLSQENRHKLLLILAREYDLNRSQVRELMKQYVGLEIPKGDGIDEHGHEVEGHLSAFYRIERNLRHALNPMYSVLFERLNTHPGGLKFLSTVRADILSIIADENIASIRALDSYLKEKLITWLSPANLELHQITWDDPASLLEKIVAYEAVHPISNLIDLKRRLGIGRRCFGYIHPAIPGEPLIFIEVALMKNIASTIQEVLWHDPPTPEAEASTALFYSISSTQPGLAGINLGKFLIKRVIHLVKKDMPNISNFATLSPIPGFMQWLLSKLASSERSVPIFSENILQPHEERTLLDAYADSTEGRNGMEVLLHLLTSTNHEWTQSDGLQPILLRLCARYLLHEKKRGKALDSVANFHLQNGAMIGRLNWMADRSEKGLTQSGGIMVNYIYSLEHIEDYAQAYFSTGHIQVSHDVLHYIESMEKNEDLIN
- the LOC111897390 gene encoding uncharacterized protein LOC111897390 isoform X2, which codes for MNKKGLAILLRSKMRPLSPASKVNQVQLAPLDVNKVATQNASSKTPRDFGQVRESMHSVISMNRKEILDTALSEFSEGYFSLSQENRHKLLLILAREYDLNRSQVRELMKQYVGLEIPKGDGIDEHGHEVEGHLSAFYRIERNLRHALNPMYSVLFERLNTHPGGLKFLSTVRADILSIIADENIASIRALDSYLKEKLITWLSPANLELHQITWDDPASLLEKIVAYEAVHPISNLIDLKRRLGIGRRCFGYIHPAIPGEPLIFIEVALMKNIASTIQEVLWHDPPTPEAEASTALFYSISSTQPGLAGINLGKFLIKRVIHLVKKDMPNISNFATLSPIPGFMQWLLSKLASSERSVPIFSENILQPHEERTLLDAYADSTEGRNGMEVLLHLLTSTNHEWTQSDGLQPILLRLCARYLLHEKKRGKALDSVANFHLQNGAMIGRLNWMADRSEKGLTQSGGIMVNYIYSLEHIEDYAQAYFSTGHIQVSHDVLHYIESMEKNEDLIN